In the genome of Porphyrobacter sp. ULC335, one region contains:
- a CDS encoding DUF1003 domain-containing protein, which translates to MIRDVDPHKLARDLLGREFDDLEADEQRVLKRVASGSFTGRDADELAQGHETWSDRLADRVAEIGGSWGFIIGFGVVLVVWTTLNSGVLELMGVRPFDAYPFIFLNLILSMLAAVQAPIILMSQNRQARKDRITARHDYEVNLRTQLEILRLAHRVEKLARAAHLERNEARHTPPEA; encoded by the coding sequence ATGATCCGCGACGTCGATCCGCATAAGCTCGCCCGCGACCTTCTGGGCCGCGAATTCGATGATCTCGAGGCGGACGAACAGCGCGTGCTGAAGCGGGTGGCTTCGGGCAGCTTCACCGGCCGCGATGCCGATGAACTGGCGCAAGGCCACGAGACATGGAGCGACCGGCTGGCCGACCGCGTTGCCGAAATCGGGGGGAGTTGGGGCTTCATCATCGGCTTCGGCGTGGTGCTGGTGGTGTGGACGACGCTCAACAGCGGTGTGCTGGAGCTGATGGGGGTGCGGCCGTTCGATGCCTATCCCTTCATCTTCCTCAACCTGATCCTCTCGATGCTCGCCGCGGTGCAGGCGCCGATCATTCTCATGAGCCAGAACCGGCAGGCGCGCAAAGACCGCATCACTGCGCGCCACGATTATGAAGTAAACCTGCGCACCCAGCTGGAAATCCTGCGCCTTGCGCACCGGGTCGAGAAGCTGGCGAGGGCGGCGCATCTGGAGCGCAATGAAGCAAGGCACACCCCGCCCGAGGCCTGA
- a CDS encoding prolyl hydroxylase family protein: MTATDPVPDRQALAHIGAAVRARLEANADIYRVQDDRIELFAVGGFLSEAECTGLCAMIDAVARPSALHELDYESGFRTSYSGDLDPHDPFVAGISQRIDALLGVDAAIGEPVQGQRYLPGQQFKPHNDWFYVTEGYWPQEEARGGQRSWTAMAYCNTVEAGGATAFTLLGLEIEPKPGVLLLWNNALPDGRPNEATLHAGLPVERGAKYVITKWYRTREWR; this comes from the coding sequence ATGACTGCGACCGACCCCGTACCTGACAGGCAAGCGCTGGCCCACATCGGCGCGGCGGTGCGTGCCCGGCTGGAAGCCAATGCGGATATCTACCGCGTGCAGGACGATCGGATTGAGCTCTTCGCCGTGGGCGGCTTTCTCTCCGAAGCGGAATGCACCGGCCTGTGCGCAATGATCGATGCGGTGGCGCGGCCTTCGGCGCTGCATGAACTCGATTACGAGAGCGGGTTCCGCACCTCCTATTCGGGCGATCTTGATCCGCACGATCCCTTTGTGGCGGGCATTTCGCAGCGGATCGACGCGCTGCTGGGCGTGGACGCGGCCATCGGCGAGCCGGTGCAGGGCCAGCGCTACCTGCCGGGACAGCAATTCAAGCCGCATAATGACTGGTTCTACGTGACCGAAGGCTACTGGCCGCAGGAGGAAGCGCGCGGCGGACAGCGTAGCTGGACGGCGATGGCCTATTGCAACACGGTCGAAGCCGGCGGCGCGACCGCCTTCACGCTGCTCGGGCTGGAGATCGAACCAAAGCCCGGCGTGCTGCTGTTGTGGAACAATGCCCTGCCCGATGGGCGGCCCAACGAAGCGACGCTCCACGCGGGTCTGCCGGTGGAACGCGGCGCGAAATATGTCATCACCAAGTGGTATCGCACCCGCGAATGGCGCTAG
- a CDS encoding cytochrome b, translating into MSLNAKTKYSGFAMLLHWLIAVLVIVQWQISSTAEAAPTREAGGAIMANHFALGLVIFAVVAVRLVWRLVNPPPPPMASHAGWERTLSRIVHLSFYALLLVMPVAGWIAMSSFGEPISVWGLFQLPALPVPQNPALGEQIFELHGASGIALLVLAAFHALAALKHTIIDKDGTLFRMLPFGRAQC; encoded by the coding sequence ATGAGCCTTAACGCCAAGACCAAATATTCCGGCTTCGCGATGCTTTTGCATTGGCTGATCGCGGTGCTTGTGATCGTGCAATGGCAGATCAGCTCCACAGCCGAAGCTGCGCCGACCCGCGAAGCAGGCGGCGCCATCATGGCCAACCACTTCGCGCTGGGCCTGGTGATCTTCGCGGTCGTCGCAGTCCGGCTGGTGTGGCGGCTGGTCAATCCGCCGCCCCCGCCCATGGCAAGCCATGCGGGGTGGGAGCGCACCTTGTCGCGGATCGTCCACCTCAGCTTCTATGCGCTGCTGCTGGTCATGCCGGTTGCAGGCTGGATCGCGATGTCATCATTCGGAGAGCCGATCAGCGTGTGGGGCCTGTTCCAGCTGCCTGCCCTGCCGGTGCCGCAGAACCCGGCGCTGGGCGAACAGATCTTCGAACTTCATGGTGCCTCCGGCATCGCCTTGCTGGTGCTGGCCGCCTTCCATGCCCTTGCTGCGCTCAAGCACACGATCATCGACAAGGACGGCACGCTGTTCCGGATGCTGCCCTTCGGCAGGGCGCAGTGCTGA
- a CDS encoding RcnB family protein, translated as MMTFFARGGSLAALAAALAFAAPAAAQPTPDYQPDVSEPAPMRVAPRAENRSAPARAEFVQPRAERVAAPRRERPAAPRAERAVAAPAAAPYERVDGQRRGAPVATQAEARPARPAPRGFGGEVLARTQAAQRAERRGDVRADQIDRRSEQRAERVDRRGEQRAGQIDRRSEQQADRVERRGDVRADRLDWRGRDAAADRVDRRTDRQADRIEDRGDRRADRVEDRGDRRADRIEDRGDRRADRVDGRRDDWRGERRDGRGGGFGERVGDVARDARRIDDRRDGWRDGRRDEWRGDRRDGWRDDRRGWRRDDWRHGWNGRPGWDNRDFRRWNRGWHRDRNYNWFDYRRSNHFAFRPGPYYAPFRSHRYSRLDIGFFLDSLFFQPRFFINDPFAYRLPPAYGPYQWVRYYDDVVLVDIYTGEVVDVIHDFFW; from the coding sequence ATGATGACCTTCTTTGCACGGGGTGGTTCGCTCGCAGCGCTTGCCGCAGCCCTGGCCTTCGCCGCACCCGCCGCGGCACAGCCCACGCCCGATTACCAGCCGGACGTTTCGGAACCGGCACCCATGCGGGTCGCCCCGCGCGCCGAAAACCGCAGCGCCCCTGCTCGCGCCGAATTCGTCCAGCCGCGTGCCGAACGCGTCGCTGCCCCCCGCCGGGAAAGGCCCGCCGCTCCCCGCGCTGAACGCGCTGTAGCAGCACCTGCTGCGGCTCCGTACGAGCGTGTTGACGGACAGCGCCGCGGCGCCCCTGTCGCGACTCAGGCAGAAGCCCGGCCGGCTCGCCCTGCACCGCGCGGCTTCGGCGGTGAAGTGCTCGCCCGCACGCAGGCCGCCCAGCGCGCCGAGCGCCGCGGCGACGTCCGCGCCGACCAGATTGACCGTCGCAGCGAGCAGCGCGCCGAACGCGTTGACCGCCGCGGTGAACAGCGCGCCGGGCAGATTGACCGTCGTAGCGAGCAGCAGGCCGACCGTGTCGAACGGCGCGGGGATGTCCGCGCTGACCGGCTCGACTGGCGCGGCCGCGATGCCGCAGCCGACCGGGTCGACCGCCGGACCGACCGTCAGGCCGACCGTATCGAGGATCGCGGTGACCGGCGTGCCGACCGTGTGGAGGACCGCGGCGACCGCCGCGCCGACCGCATCGAGGACCGTGGTGATCGCAGGGCCGATCGCGTCGATGGTCGCCGCGATGACTGGCGGGGCGAACGCCGCGATGGTCGCGGCGGTGGTTTCGGCGAGCGCGTTGGTGACGTCGCCCGCGATGCGCGCCGCATCGACGACCGCCGTGATGGCTGGCGCGACGGACGCCGGGACGAGTGGCGGGGCGACCGCCGCGACGGCTGGCGCGATGACCGCCGCGGCTGGCGGCGTGATGACTGGCGCCACGGCTGGAACGGCCGTCCGGGCTGGGACAACCGGGACTTCCGCCGCTGGAACCGTGGCTGGCACCGCGACCGGAACTACAACTGGTTCGATTATCGTCGCAGCAACCACTTCGCGTTCCGGCCCGGCCCCTACTATGCGCCGTTCCGCAGCCACCGTTACAGCCGCCTGGATATCGGGTTCTTCCTCGACAGCCTGTTCTTCCAGCCGCGCTTCTTTATCAACGACCCCTTCGCCTACCGCCTGCCCCCGGCCTATGGCCCGTACCAGTGGGTTAGGTATTATGACGATGTCGTGCTGGTCGATATCTACACCGGTGAGGTCGTAGATGTGATTCACGACTTCTTCTGGTAG
- a CDS encoding pyridoxamine 5'-phosphate oxidase family protein encodes MIETLEDVLTDCRNRLIRAPRDRKAPMHTPVIVTGDVDARVMVLREFDSTAWRLRFHTDSRAPKAQVIDADPRVAVLFYDKGAKVQIRARGVGEILRDGEQVDRAWAASTNFARRCYLGEGPGAGSDSPTSGLPPEFEGVEPDDAQLIPARENFALLRITLTAFDWLYLAHTGHVRAQFARGDAERADWQGRWVSP; translated from the coding sequence ATGATCGAAACGCTTGAAGATGTGCTCACCGATTGCCGCAACCGGCTGATTCGCGCGCCGCGTGATCGCAAGGCGCCGATGCACACGCCGGTGATCGTGACCGGTGATGTCGATGCGCGGGTGATGGTGCTGCGCGAATTCGATAGCACCGCTTGGCGGCTGCGGTTCCACACAGATTCGCGCGCGCCCAAAGCACAGGTGATCGACGCTGATCCGCGGGTGGCGGTGCTGTTCTATGATAAGGGCGCAAAAGTGCAGATCCGCGCGCGCGGTGTTGGCGAGATCCTGCGCGATGGGGAGCAAGTCGATAGGGCTTGGGCGGCCAGCACCAATTTTGCGCGTCGCTGCTATCTGGGCGAGGGGCCGGGTGCGGGTTCGGATTCGCCGACGTCAGGCCTGCCACCCGAGTTCGAGGGCGTGGAGCCCGACGACGCGCAATTGATCCCCGCGCGCGAGAATTTCGCCCTGCTGCGGATTACGCTGACCGCGTTCGACTGGCTCTACCTCGCGCATACCGGCCATGTGCGGGCGCAGTTTGCGCGCGGCGATGCTGAGCGCGCGGATTGGCAGGGGCGCTGGGTCTCGCCCTGA
- a CDS encoding GGDEF domain-containing protein encodes MITGIEVPLELATLLCAACIAAGAWAGHIRANRRLDPRLNPLRDLMKAENLAEAVDLAARRNARRAVSHAVLHGRIDQLAAFRSVWNADTNNQVREHVAAVMRAGLRRGDSMALAEGEGFTIIIPGADERSAVHVADRLRRSLANLRLPHLGSDARLTASFGVAADRFGDSDFGLNTRARRALDAALAKGMDHIVPASEIEEVMLLPAPTPSHVASAA; translated from the coding sequence GTGATCACGGGGATTGAAGTGCCGCTGGAGCTGGCCACGTTGCTGTGCGCGGCCTGCATTGCGGCCGGTGCATGGGCCGGACACATCCGCGCCAATCGGCGGCTTGACCCGCGGCTCAATCCGCTGCGCGATCTGATGAAGGCCGAAAATCTGGCAGAGGCGGTCGATCTGGCTGCGCGGCGCAATGCGCGGCGTGCGGTTTCGCACGCTGTGCTGCATGGCCGGATCGACCAGCTCGCCGCCTTCCGCTCGGTCTGGAATGCCGACACCAACAACCAAGTGCGAGAGCATGTTGCAGCGGTGATGCGGGCTGGCCTGCGCCGGGGCGACAGCATGGCGCTGGCAGAGGGCGAAGGCTTCACCATCATCATTCCGGGCGCCGACGAGCGCTCAGCGGTGCACGTGGCTGACCGGCTGCGCCGTTCGCTCGCCAATCTGCGCCTTCCGCACCTTGGCAGTGATGCACGGCTTACTGCCAGCTTCGGGGTCGCCGCAGACCGTTTCGGCGATAGCGATTTCGGACTGAACACCCGGGCCCGGCGCGCGCTTGATGCGGCGCTGGCCAAGGGCATGGATCACATCGTTCCGGCAAGCGAGATCGAAGAAGTGATGCTGCTGCCCGCGCCCACGCCGTCACACGTGGCCTCGGCCGCCTGA
- the ettA gene encoding energy-dependent translational throttle protein EttA: protein MAAQYAYVMKDMTKTFPGAQKPVLSNISLQFYQGAKIGIVGPNGAGKSTLIKIMAGIDKDFTGEAWPGENITVGYLEQEPELDPSKTVLENVKDGARGIADMVDRFNEISALMCEPDADFDVLGAEMGELQDKIDAVDGWTLDNQLEVAMEALRCPPGDWAVDSLSGGEKRRVALTRLLIQKPSILLLDEPTNHLDAESVQWLENHLKEYAGAVLMITHDRYFLDNVVEWILELDRGSYYPYEGNYSTYLEKKAKRMEQESREESGKQKALQRELEWIRQTPAARQTKSKARIRKFEELQNAQDSRSLGKAQIVIQVPERLGGKVIEAKNITKAYGDKLLFENLSFILPPGGIVGVIGPNGAGKSTLFKILTGKEQPDSGTIEIGSTVHLGFVDQSRDHLNPANNVWQEISDGLDYMTVNKQETSTRAYVGAFNFKGADQQKNVGKLSGGERNRVHMAKMLKTGGNVLLLDEPTNDLDVETLAALEDAIENFAGCAVVISHDRFFLDRLATHILAFEGNSHVEWFEGNFEAYEEDKRRRLGDAADRPTRLAYKKLTR from the coding sequence ATGGCCGCGCAATATGCCTATGTCATGAAGGACATGACCAAGACCTTCCCCGGTGCCCAGAAGCCGGTGCTGAGCAACATCTCGCTGCAATTCTACCAAGGCGCCAAGATCGGCATCGTCGGTCCCAACGGCGCGGGCAAATCGACGCTGATCAAGATCATGGCCGGGATCGACAAGGATTTCACCGGTGAGGCTTGGCCGGGCGAGAACATCACTGTCGGCTACCTTGAACAGGAGCCGGAACTCGACCCCAGCAAGACCGTGCTCGAAAACGTCAAGGACGGCGCGCGCGGGATTGCCGACATGGTCGACCGGTTCAACGAAATCTCTGCCTTGATGTGCGAGCCGGACGCCGATTTCGACGTCCTCGGCGCGGAAATGGGCGAGCTTCAGGACAAGATCGACGCGGTTGATGGCTGGACGCTCGACAACCAGCTCGAAGTGGCCATGGAAGCCCTGCGCTGCCCGCCGGGTGACTGGGCCGTGGACAGCCTGTCGGGCGGCGAAAAGCGCCGTGTGGCGCTGACCCGCCTGCTGATCCAGAAGCCTTCGATCCTGCTGCTGGACGAACCGACCAACCACCTCGACGCGGAGAGCGTCCAATGGCTGGAAAACCACCTCAAGGAATATGCCGGCGCGGTGCTGATGATCACCCACGACCGTTACTTCCTTGATAACGTTGTGGAATGGATCCTCGAACTCGATCGCGGTTCCTACTATCCTTACGAAGGCAACTATTCGACCTACCTCGAAAAGAAGGCCAAGCGGATGGAGCAGGAAAGCCGCGAGGAAAGCGGCAAGCAGAAGGCGCTGCAACGCGAACTCGAGTGGATCCGCCAGACGCCCGCCGCCCGCCAGACCAAGTCCAAGGCGCGTATCCGCAAGTTCGAGGAGTTGCAGAACGCGCAGGATAGCCGTTCGCTCGGCAAGGCGCAGATCGTCATCCAGGTGCCTGAACGGCTCGGTGGCAAGGTGATCGAAGCCAAGAACATCACCAAGGCTTACGGCGACAAGCTGCTCTTTGAAAACCTCAGCTTCATCCTGCCCCCGGGCGGGATCGTCGGCGTGATCGGGCCGAACGGCGCGGGCAAATCGACTTTGTTCAAGATCCTGACCGGCAAGGAACAGCCCGACAGCGGCACGATCGAGATCGGCTCGACCGTGCACCTCGGCTTCGTCGACCAGAGCCGCGATCACCTGAATCCGGCCAACAACGTGTGGCAGGAAATCAGCGACGGCCTGGATTACATGACGGTCAACAAGCAGGAAACCTCGACCCGTGCATACGTGGGCGCGTTCAACTTCAAGGGCGCGGACCAGCAGAAGAACGTCGGCAAGCTTTCAGGCGGTGAACGCAACCGCGTGCACATGGCCAAGATGCTGAAGACGGGCGGCAACGTGCTGCTGCTGGACGAACCGACCAACGATCTCGACGTCGAAACGCTAGCCGCGCTGGAAGACGCGATCGAAAACTTCGCAGGCTGCGCCGTGGTCATCAGCCACGACCGCTTCTTCCTCGACCGTCTGGCCACCCACATCCTCGCCTTTGAAGGCAACAGCCATGTCGAATGGTTCGAAGGCAACTTCGAAGCTTACGAGGAAGACAAGCGCCGCCGGTTGGGTGACGCGGCGGATCGTCCGACCCGGCTTGCCTACAAGAAACTGACGCGCTGA
- a CDS encoding M20/M25/M40 family metallo-hydrolase, with translation MNRTMTALVALVLAVPALATTPAPPPTLEQAADRALSTDMHAWDFVEGITTEVGPRQAGTEAEARGRAWAAQWLKQRGFQNVAVEPFMMDTWVPGDIARARVTAPFAQDLEVLPLGNSGATPAGGIEGEVVFFRTVDDLRAAPAGSLTGKFAYISHQMRPAQDGSHYGFAGPVRWVGPGLAASKGAVGVVIKSVGTDHHRNPHTGGTSFPAGIDPIPAGALSLPDAENLERMFARAAGRPVTLKLEMNPRQLGKTESGNVVGEIVGRNPSLPPVLLACHIDSWWNSPGAFDDGAGCAIVAAAALNAAKAGQPLRTIRVLMAGAEETGLWGSQAYSDAHIDEAIAVGIESDFGADRVWRFDSNFRESNPALHKRIAAAVARLGVSSGTEVAGGGADLNIVRDQKGALIDLQQDGMRYFDLHHTPDDTLDKIDLVQLRQNVAVWTQVVGILANEANSILTGGPIPSAPPIMQGK, from the coding sequence ATGAACCGCACCATGACCGCGCTTGTCGCACTCGTTCTCGCCGTCCCCGCGCTCGCTACCACGCCCGCGCCGCCGCCTACGCTGGAGCAGGCGGCTGATCGTGCGCTGAGCACCGATATGCACGCATGGGATTTCGTCGAAGGAATCACCACAGAGGTCGGCCCGCGACAGGCCGGGACCGAGGCCGAGGCGCGCGGCCGCGCCTGGGCGGCGCAGTGGCTGAAGCAACGCGGCTTCCAGAACGTTGCCGTCGAACCGTTCATGATGGACACCTGGGTGCCCGGCGACATCGCCCGCGCCCGCGTCACCGCGCCCTTCGCACAGGATCTGGAGGTGCTCCCGCTCGGCAATTCCGGTGCGACGCCTGCGGGCGGGATCGAGGGCGAGGTGGTGTTCTTCCGCACGGTCGACGATCTGCGCGCCGCCCCCGCGGGGAGCCTGACGGGCAAGTTCGCCTATATCAGCCACCAGATGCGCCCGGCGCAGGACGGATCGCATTATGGCTTTGCCGGACCGGTGCGCTGGGTCGGCCCCGGCCTTGCGGCGAGCAAGGGCGCGGTGGGTGTCGTCATCAAATCGGTGGGCACCGATCACCACCGCAACCCCCACACGGGCGGCACCAGTTTCCCGGCTGGCATCGATCCGATCCCTGCGGGCGCGCTGAGCCTGCCTGATGCCGAGAACCTTGAACGGATGTTCGCGCGCGCGGCGGGGCGTCCGGTCACGCTGAAGCTCGAAATGAACCCGCGCCAGCTCGGCAAGACCGAAAGCGGCAATGTGGTGGGCGAGATCGTCGGGCGCAATCCGTCACTTCCGCCGGTGCTGCTGGCTTGCCACATCGACAGCTGGTGGAACTCGCCCGGTGCCTTCGACGACGGGGCTGGCTGCGCGATCGTGGCCGCTGCCGCCTTGAATGCGGCCAAGGCCGGTCAGCCTTTGCGCACCATTCGCGTGCTGATGGCTGGCGCCGAAGAGACCGGATTGTGGGGCAGCCAGGCCTATAGCGACGCGCATATCGACGAGGCCATTGCGGTCGGCATCGAGAGCGATTTCGGCGCGGACCGGGTGTGGCGTTTCGATTCCAACTTCCGCGAAAGCAATCCGGCCCTGCACAAGCGCATTGCAGCCGCCGTTGCACGCCTTGGCGTATCGAGCGGCACCGAAGTCGCCGGGGGCGGGGCCGATCTCAACATCGTGCGCGACCAGAAAGGCGCGCTGATCGATCTCCAGCAGGACGGGATGCGTTATTTCGATCTGCACCACACGCCGGATGACACGCTGGACAAGATCGATCTTGTCCAGCTGCGTCAGAACGTGGCGGTATGGACGCAGGTGGTCGGCATTCTTGCCAACGAGGCAAACTCGATCCTGACTGGCGGTCCAATCCCGTCGGCCCCGCCGATCATGCAGGGCAAGTAG
- a CDS encoding chemotaxis protein CheW, translating into MRHELITFGIASQRFGIDIMTVREIRAWSPVTRLPRVPDYVAGVVNLRGAVLPVIDLAARLGWTPTDATPRNPIIVIEHEGQMRGLIVHDVADIVSIEAGTLQQPDAMGHETITHFLEGIAPLGDDMVMVLDLARLMADEPIELAA; encoded by the coding sequence ATGCGCCACGAACTCATCACCTTCGGCATCGCCAGCCAGCGCTTCGGCATCGACATCATGACTGTGCGCGAAATCCGCGCATGGTCGCCCGTCACCCGTCTGCCGCGCGTGCCCGACTATGTCGCGGGCGTCGTCAACCTGCGCGGCGCGGTGCTGCCGGTGATCGACCTTGCCGCACGGCTCGGCTGGACGCCGACCGATGCCACCCCCCGCAACCCGATCATCGTGATCGAACACGAAGGCCAGATGCGCGGGCTGATTGTCCATGATGTTGCCGACATTGTCTCGATCGAGGCGGGCACGCTCCAGCAGCCCGACGCAATGGGGCATGAAACGATCACCCACTTCCTCGAAGGTATTGCCCCGCTGGGCGACGACATGGTCATGGTGCTCGATCTGGCACGGCTGATGGCGGACGAACCGATCGAGCTGGCGGCCTGA
- a CDS encoding response regulator produces the protein MEFSNPATIRVLTVDDSASMRALLLGALTSRGFAVEQCEDGQEALEWLASNEVDVIITDINMPRLDGFGLIEKLRTSALHAERPILVLTTESSDEKKQRARNAGATGWIVKPFDADKLTAALRRVIH, from the coding sequence ATGGAATTCAGCAACCCGGCCACCATCCGTGTTCTCACGGTCGACGACAGCGCATCCATGCGCGCGCTGCTGCTTGGCGCCCTGACGTCCCGCGGCTTCGCAGTCGAGCAATGCGAGGACGGTCAGGAAGCGCTTGAGTGGCTCGCGTCGAACGAGGTCGATGTGATCATCACCGATATCAACATGCCGCGCCTGGACGGGTTCGGGCTCATCGAGAAATTGCGCACCAGCGCGCTGCATGCAGAACGCCCGATCCTGGTGCTGACGACCGAAAGCTCCGACGAGAAAAAGCAGCGCGCCCGCAATGCAGGCGCGACAGGCTGGATCGTCAAGCCGTTCGATGCTGACAAGCTCACCGCCGCGCTGCGCCGCGTGATCCACTGA
- a CDS encoding chemotaxis protein CheD yields the protein MSPPPPGFGTLPEAIRVTIVQGEAKASTDPRVEMSTILGSCVATCLFDPLARVGGMNHFLLAEPPAHVHNQAFDSDYGLYLMELLINEMLGMGAHKSRMRARLYGGANLNPDLSPIGTANAAFARQFLERENIPKVFEDLEGTLARRIQFRPASGQVRARLVPAETAPTQKPLGRPQSALGTVELF from the coding sequence ATGAGCCCGCCTCCCCCCGGCTTCGGCACTCTGCCCGAGGCGATCCGCGTCACCATCGTGCAGGGCGAGGCCAAAGCCAGCACCGATCCCCGCGTCGAGATGAGCACCATCCTGGGCAGCTGCGTTGCCACCTGCCTGTTCGATCCGCTCGCGCGGGTCGGGGGCATGAACCACTTCCTGCTCGCCGAGCCGCCCGCCCATGTCCACAATCAGGCTTTCGACAGCGATTACGGGCTCTATCTCATGGAGCTGCTGATCAACGAGATGCTGGGCATGGGCGCGCACAAGAGCCGGATGCGCGCGCGGCTTTACGGCGGCGCCAATCTCAACCCCGATCTCAGCCCGATCGGTACGGCCAATGCCGCTTTCGCCCGCCAATTCCTCGAACGCGAGAACATTCCCAAGGTGTTCGAGGATCTCGAAGGCACACTGGCGCGCCGGATCCAGTTCCGTCCTGCCAGCGGGCAGGTGCGTGCGCGGCTCGTGCCGGCAGAGACCGCTCCTACGCAGAAACCACTGGGGCGGCCGCAATCGGCACTTGGGACGGTCGAGCTATTCTAG